A genomic stretch from Malus domestica chromosome 15, GDT2T_hap1 includes:
- the LOC103402196 gene encoding uncharacterized protein produces the protein MLAAASSSSTTWLRAHRIRYLVLLLCSPILIPFLCAIFPLLCAAELCLRLCRRRIKTSHDEAGEEEERMRRCEEGRGSGSAAAAAGKEDGKEEMGLLQRYLEDQLLLVGSVYDCGDDDSDDLYHEIHDYDNDSNTTPLLA, from the coding sequence ATGCTCGCCGCCGCATCCTCCTCCTCCACAACATGGCTCCGAGCTCACCGTATCCGCTACCTTGTCCTTCTCCTCTGCTCTCCGATTCTCATCCCTTTCCTCTGCGCCATCTTCCCTCTGCTCTGTGCCGCCGAGCTTTGCCTACGCCTCTGCCGCCGCCGTATAAAGACTTCTCACGATGAGGccggggaggaggaggagcggATGCGCCGGTGCGAAGAAGGACGCGGCAGTGGAAgtgcggcggcggcggcggggAAGGAAGACGGGAAAGAAGAGATGGGGCTGCTGCAGAGGTACTTGGAGGATCAGCTGCTGCTGGTTGGATCTGTGTACGATTGCGGGGACGATGATAGTGACGATTTGTATCATGAGATTCATGACTATGATAATGATTCCAACACTACTCCTCTTTTGGCgtga